The Trichoderma asperellum chromosome 6, complete sequence region CTGACGGCCCACTACGTTTTAGACCTTCCATCGATTCATCAGGTTTCGAACtctgtccttggccttgctcATCCACGGTTCCCTCAGCactcttgatgctgctggccCTGCTCACATCTGCGCTGAGAGGACTTTGCACCCGCAATCCAAGATCCTTTTCAGCGTCCGGAGGCATTGCATTATCGGTGCCTTTCCAATCCGCAGCCTTGGTTTGCGGCACCGGCTCGCCCTCCTTCGGCTCGAtaacctcttcttctgccttggCCTCGCCGCTATCCGCAACTCGCCACACAACCGACATACGATCAAACGCTCTCGTTCCTTTCCTGCTAGATCCTCGAATGCCGTCCATGGCTTCCCATTCTATTTCAAACACACCATTCTTGTCTGCTTTGCCCCCCTTCTCTGGGCCATTTCCCTCAAAAAAGACATTGAACCACACATGAGCGACGGCTGTAACCATCGTCAGGCCCATTGATTTGTGCGTCCTATTTCGCCGCTCAACAGAGATGTTGACGTCGCTGTTGGAAATGTGAATCGGGGTTTTTGGCTTCATAATGACGGCTTTGCCGCCAGGCTCTGCTTCGTCGGGAGCCTCTGTGCGGACCTCTGATGGAGAAGATAATGTCGGAGACGTGCTTGATTCATTAGAATTGATCAGGGCTCGAAATTTGTCAATTTTAGAATGCGATCCTGGCGGCGATACTTTTTCAATCAGCTTAGCGCTCTTCCGTCGTAGAAGCTGCTCCATTGACGAGTCAGAGGGTCGCGGTGGGGATGGAGAGTCAAGagacctcttcttcttggattcGCCATTTGATGAACTTTCTGACTCTCCCGTATCACGAGCTTTGTCCTTGTCTTTTGGACTCGAGTACCCCGCCAAATCCCACATCATTTCCGTAAGGCCGCCGCCTTCAGGTGCACCTCCTTCAACCACCATTCTCTCTTGCTTTGAGAAAGTGTGTACCGTCTCAATTTTCTTGCCCTCATCAACAAAACATTCGACCTCCATTTTAACACCGTTTCGGAGCCCCCATACGTGAATCTCTACAATTTCGATTGGACGATCTGTGTATTTCTTTCCGCCCTTTGTCCAGCGATCAACGTAGTTCACCCATCGTAGCTGCGAAGGAATCGATACGCCAGCTCCAAACTGAGGCCTCATGCGGCGCTGCGTGAACTGTGTGAGCGCATCTTCTGCCTTCCAGCCCTCCTCTGCGATGAGGTAGCTACAGCTAGCGGTACCGCTCCGCCCTTTGCCCGCCTTGCAGTGAACCACCACAACTCTATTCTTATTTCTCTCTGGCTTGGCCGGCTCTGTAGTGGAATCTTTTGCGTTGCTTCCACTTGGCGGTTTAGACGATAATGGCTGCGCACTCTTGCTTTCACCCTTGCCAGCAGACTTCCCACCCGGCGCATCTCCCCCGTGAAGCCAATTTCTCATGCTCGCCATTATCATCGGCATCAACCTGAATGGCGGAGGGTGATGGTCAGGCCACGGATAGTGCCATATTCGATTGTAGACGGCTTCGTCTGGGTATCCCGTCCCTTCAGCACGGAATTCCCAAATCGCCCAATCTTCGCCATGTTTTGAGTCGAGGAAAGCAACGAGCTGGTCGAGAGGGGTTCGGTACGCCAGTTGGGGGTATGTCTGCGAAGGACCAGATCTGGGCACAGCGCAAGGCCAAGGTCAGAATGTCACCTATGCTATGCATCACATCATTCTTGATAGAGCTTCTACTCACGTTGCAATGATAAAGTCAGTCACGTAACAGAGGTCCAAGCCAGCCTCCGGGTGCCACGTCCGCGGACTTGCAATAAGTTGTCGCAGTATTGAAGCCATTATGCGTCAGGCTGGGGAATTGGGGCGAGTGGAGGAGCCAGgcacagaaaagagaaaacgcGGCTCTCTCTCCAAACGAGTTCGAAGCGGCAGCTCCTGTGAGCGGGCTGAGAGATTCACAGCTAGTCAGGGCGGGTATAAGAGAGATAACAACCGGGTTGATGCAAATTGCGGTGCTCtgcgctgatgctgatgcaagGCTAGAGAGAATCCTTGTTCAGGTCCGCAGAATCGATGACCTCGTCGCTGATCAGGACAAGATCATTGATGCCGCGCACTGTTTGTTAGTGGAGGTGGAGCTCGTCCAGTGCAGCCGTGGCGTCTGAGGCCGCCGCTTCAGTGGCCTCGGGCGTCGTTACAATGGGAGCTTCAGTGGGCTGCTTAGGCGACGTCATCGTCAGACTGCCCCACGATAGCGTTCATTGTGCTGCTGCCCCTCAGCCCGCGCGCGTGCTTCACCCAGCTCTAGCGGACTAGTGCCAGGTTAGTGGCGTCGCCAGAATGGATGACATCAAGGCTATCCATGACATCAAAATCAAGCTTGTTTTGAAGCTATTCACAACGCGACTCACTCCTGggagggacaaaaaaaaagtgccaaacaaataaaataaattgaTTCGTACAAGCATAATCAAGCTCAAGGGCGTCTGATTGATATAATTATACATTCATTTCTCCCCGTAGTGTTGTAGCTTTGAGGGATCCAAACACGTAGTACTAGCATTAAGATAATACCTTAGACATCTTGCCGAGAGAAATTGCTCAACACTATCAACAGCCACCAGTATAATCCCATTACGCATCAAACTACACGCTCTTCCTTCATACCATAACCCGTCTGATTATAGCGGAGCTACCAAGGAGAAGGATTTCTCCGCACCATTCTTCAACTGCTGACCCCAGCTGGTCAATTTCATCCTCTATCTTGACCCCATTCTAGCcatcataaaaaaaaaaattcgatGTTCTCGACTCCAGTCGGTCAAGGGCAAATTCGGAACTTCCCGCTAAGATTCAAGCCAGCCACTGGCaagcttttgcttttgaCGTAGTAGTACAAGCAGTTGCCAGAGGTAGATTACCAGTGTCGCCAGTTCACTATGCGTCGGACAGCGACCGGATTGCCAAATTGACTTTCCATCACACTGAAAAAACGCTGAGCAAAATGCACCCAAGGCGCATCGCTCAGCCGCCGTAATTTGTTCCCGGTCGCATGTTTAACGAGGTTTTGGCATTTATGACGTCTTCTTAGCAGGGCCGCCGCTAATGTACTTGTTCAGCTCAGTCATGTCGTGGAACTGAATAGTAATCTTCTTGACAATGTCCCAGCCTTGCTTGAGCTGAGGTGGGGTTCCCTGGGCGCCAACAAAGTGGTCGGCTCGTGCGACGACGTGAGCAAAAGAAGTCTGGACATGGCTGCTCTGGGCATAGCGAGCTCGAAGGAATGTTGTGTACAGGCAAAGCAAGATCCACGATCTACGCTGGAAAAGGATGGCTGAGAGGAAAACCCGAACCCACAAGCTGATCTCGAGATAGGCGACAACGGTCATAGAGAAGTCGTAGTATTCCTTTACGAAGTTTCCGATCCTGTCAGCCAA contains the following coding sequences:
- a CDS encoding uncharacterized protein (BUSCO:EOG092D1TC1~antiSMASH:Cluster_6.2) codes for the protein MASILRQLIASPRTWHPEAGLDLCYVTDFIIATSGPSQTYPQLAYRTPLDQLVAFLDSKHGEDWAIWEFRAEGTGYPDEAVYNRIWHYPWPDHHPPPFRLMPMIMASMRNWLHGGDAPGGKSAGKGESKSAQPLSSKPPSGSNAKDSTTEPAKPERNKNRVVVVHCKAGKGRSGTASCSYLIAEEGWKAEDALTQFTQRRMRPQFGAGVSIPSQLRWVNYVDRWTKGGKKYTDRPIEIVEIHVWGLRNGVKMEVECFVDEGKKIETVHTFSKQERMVVEGGAPEGGGLTEMMWDLAGYSSPKDKDKARDTGESESSSNGESKKKRSLDSPSPPRPSDSSMEQLLRRKSAKLIEKVSPPGSHSKIDKFRALINSNESSTSPTLSSPSEVRTEAPDEAEPGGKAVIMKPKTPIHISNSDVNISVERRNRTHKSMGLTMVTAVAHVWFNVFFEGNGPEKGGKADKNGVFEIEWEAMDGIRGSSRKGTRAFDRMSVVWRVADSGEAKAEEEVIEPKEGEPVPQTKAADWKGTDNAMPPDAEKDLGLRVQSPLSADVSRASSIKSAEGTVDEQGQGQSSKPDESMEGLKRSGPSGEDLDEESKV